Proteins encoded by one window of Enterococcus faecalis:
- a CDS encoding deoxyguanosinetriphosphate triphosphohydrolase, translated as MKMNWRQLVGTYRISDNGKQYQNDWLNKQVDLATELRKSLDSDYRRVIKSDAFRRLQDKTQVFPLERNDFVRTRLTHSLEVAMHSRDILRLVISQLNERNIEVMELSECYRLLETAALIHDIGNPPFGHFGEEAIRIWFEKNGPLYACWSDFSEQQQNDFLNFEGNAQTIRLLTKLHHDNGTSKAGMKLTATTLDTVIKYTASSDQLNKQQLLSKKVGYFYSEKQVFNAIKFATGTQNKRHPLVFLLEASDDIAYTFSDIEDAYNYGLYSYQDLKQFVDGQTGTKKFLMLEKDKTEEATLQEFLRKTQRAVCQSVAKNFANHYDLIMRGIYHNEIIIEDCDEVKCFQALKNFSRVYVFQTKTILDQEVLGFNIINRLLDEFVPVVLKYEKVSMNKYEERIFNNISESAKALYRREAKNATEAEKDYYRLKMAVDFVCNMTDGYAKKVYDTLFT; from the coding sequence ATGAAAATGAATTGGCGTCAGTTGGTTGGTACATATCGTATTTCTGATAATGGTAAACAATATCAAAATGACTGGTTAAATAAGCAAGTTGATTTAGCCACAGAACTTCGTAAATCTTTAGATAGTGACTATCGTAGAGTAATTAAAAGTGATGCATTTAGACGTTTACAAGACAAAACACAAGTTTTTCCTTTAGAACGTAATGATTTTGTAAGAACGCGTTTAACGCATAGCTTAGAAGTGGCAATGCATAGCAGGGATATACTTAGATTAGTTATTTCACAGTTGAACGAACGAAACATTGAGGTTATGGAATTATCAGAATGCTATCGGTTGTTAGAAACAGCTGCATTAATCCATGATATTGGCAATCCCCCTTTTGGACATTTTGGGGAAGAAGCCATTCGTATTTGGTTTGAAAAAAATGGTCCTTTGTATGCTTGTTGGTCTGATTTTTCGGAGCAACAACAAAATGATTTTCTTAACTTTGAAGGAAACGCTCAAACCATCCGACTTTTAACAAAACTGCATCATGATAATGGGACTTCTAAAGCAGGAATGAAACTAACTGCCACGACATTAGATACAGTTATCAAATATACGGCATCTTCAGATCAATTAAATAAGCAACAGCTTTTGTCTAAAAAAGTTGGCTATTTTTACTCGGAAAAACAAGTGTTTAACGCCATTAAATTTGCGACAGGAACACAAAATAAGCGACACCCATTAGTCTTTTTGCTAGAAGCCTCAGATGATATCGCCTATACTTTTTCAGATATCGAAGATGCCTATAATTATGGTTTATACAGCTATCAAGATTTAAAGCAGTTTGTTGATGGGCAAACAGGAACAAAAAAATTTTTAATGTTAGAAAAAGATAAAACAGAAGAAGCTACCTTACAAGAATTTTTGAGAAAGACACAAAGAGCTGTTTGTCAAAGCGTAGCGAAAAATTTTGCTAATCATTATGACTTAATTATGAGAGGTATCTATCATAATGAAATTATCATTGAAGATTGTGATGAAGTGAAATGCTTTCAGGCATTAAAAAACTTTTCTAGAGTCTATGTTTTTCAAACAAAAACAATTTTGGATCAAGAGGTATTGGGCTTCAATATCATCAATCGTTTACTAGATGAATTTGTTCCAGTCGTACTGAAATATGAAAAAGTTTCCATGAATAAGTATGAGGAGCGAATCTTTAATAATATTTCGGAAAGCGCGAAAGCGTTGTATAGAAGAGAAGCAAAGAACGCTACAGAAGCAGAAAAAGACTATTATCGTTTGAAAATGGCGGTGGACTTTGTATGTAATATGACGGATGGATATGCCAAAAAAGTTTATGATACATTATTCACTTAA
- a CDS encoding toll/interleukin-1 receptor domain-containing protein, which produces MSNGKKIFISHSSKDQEYVDAFIQLLKKFGFRTQDIFYSSAIETGVQPGELIFDTIKRELTNQPVMLYFLSDHYYQSIPCLNEMGASWMLSDKHYPIALNNFSMKDMKGVISSERLAIAFNDKTSTNEINCLLKKLSHDTDVQAEPDFELNVEKNIQPFQNKLTQLIRQASYLKPDEKGYFETTLSTHRPVYGTAKGVYDCFKLPSLIEPKSLGLDTLSEDESHWLFFFLTWGTFQEGEKVRFKLKKDKAYNNREFSDIGKCKNIYVSYLEKVE; this is translated from the coding sequence GTGAGCAACGGGAAAAAGATTTTTATTAGTCATAGTTCAAAGGATCAAGAATATGTGGATGCGTTTATCCAATTGTTGAAAAAGTTTGGGTTTCGAACACAGGATATTTTTTATAGTTCCGCTATTGAAACAGGTGTACAGCCAGGAGAATTAATTTTTGACACGATTAAAAGGGAGCTAACCAATCAACCTGTCATGCTGTATTTTTTATCTGATCATTATTATCAGAGTATTCCATGTTTAAACGAAATGGGTGCTTCTTGGATGCTATCAGATAAACACTATCCAATTGCGTTAAATAATTTTTCTATGAAAGATATGAAAGGTGTTATTAGCAGTGAGCGTTTGGCGATTGCGTTTAATGATAAGACAAGTACTAATGAAATCAACTGCTTATTAAAAAAGTTATCTCATGACACAGATGTACAAGCTGAGCCAGATTTTGAACTAAACGTTGAGAAAAATATTCAGCCATTCCAAAATAAACTGACACAACTGATTCGACAAGCAAGTTATTTAAAACCTGATGAAAAGGGATATTTTGAAACGACTCTTAGCACTCATCGTCCTGTGTATGGCACAGCAAAAGGGGTGTATGACTGTTTTAAATTACCTAGCTTAATTGAGCCTAAAAGTTTAGGTTTAGACACGCTATCAGAGGATGAAAGCCATTGGCTATTCTTTTTTCTTACGTGGGGAACTTTTCAAGAAGGCGAAAAAGTGCGGTTTAAATTGAAAAAGGATAAGGCGTATAACAATCGGGAATTCAGTGATATTGGTAAATGTAAAAATATTTACGTCTCTTATTTAGAGAAGGTAGAGTAA
- the eno gene encoding phosphopyruvate hydratase gives MSIITDIYAREVLDSRGNPTIEVEVYTESGAFGRGMVPSGASTGEYEAVELRDGDKARYLGKGVTKAVDNVNNIIAEAIIGYDVRDQMAIDKAMIDLDGTPNKGKLGANAILGVSIAVARAAADYLEVPLYHYLGGFNTKVLPTPMMNIINGGSHADNSIDFQEFMIMPVGAPTFKEALRMGAEVFHALASILKGRGLATSVGDEGGFAPNLGSNEEGFEVIIEAIEKAGYVPGKDVVLAMDAASSEFYDKEKGVYVLADSGEGEKTTEEMIAFYEELVSKYPIISIEDGLDENDWDGFKKLTEVLGDKVQLVGDDLFVTNTTKLAEGIEKGIANSILIKVNQIGTLTETFEAIEMAKEAGYTAVVSHRSGETEDSTISDIAVATNAGQIKTGSLSRTDRIAKYNQLLRIEDQLGDVAEYKGLKSFYNLKNK, from the coding sequence ATGTCAATTATTACTGATATTTACGCACGCGAAGTCTTAGACTCACGCGGTAACCCAACAATCGAAGTAGAAGTTTACACTGAAAGCGGAGCTTTCGGCCGTGGAATGGTTCCTTCAGGAGCTTCAACTGGTGAATACGAAGCAGTTGAATTACGTGATGGCGACAAAGCTCGTTACTTAGGTAAAGGTGTTACTAAAGCTGTAGATAACGTAAACAACATCATTGCTGAAGCAATCATCGGTTACGATGTACGCGATCAAATGGCTATCGATAAAGCAATGATCGATTTAGATGGAACTCCTAACAAAGGTAAATTAGGTGCTAACGCTATTCTTGGTGTGTCTATCGCCGTAGCTCGTGCTGCTGCTGATTACCTAGAAGTGCCTTTATATCATTACTTAGGCGGATTCAATACAAAAGTATTACCAACTCCAATGATGAACATCATCAACGGTGGATCACATGCTGACAACAGTATTGACTTCCAAGAATTCATGATCATGCCTGTAGGTGCGCCTACATTCAAAGAAGCTTTACGTATGGGTGCAGAAGTATTCCACGCATTAGCTTCAATCTTAAAAGGTCGCGGCTTAGCTACTTCAGTAGGTGACGAAGGTGGTTTCGCTCCTAACTTAGGTTCAAACGAAGAAGGTTTCGAAGTAATCATCGAAGCTATCGAAAAAGCTGGCTATGTTCCTGGTAAAGACGTTGTTCTTGCTATGGATGCTGCTTCTTCAGAATTCTACGACAAAGAAAAAGGCGTTTACGTTTTAGCTGACTCAGGAGAAGGCGAAAAAACAACTGAAGAAATGATCGCGTTCTACGAAGAATTAGTTTCTAAATACCCAATCATTTCAATCGAAGACGGCTTAGACGAAAACGACTGGGACGGATTCAAAAAATTAACTGAAGTATTAGGCGACAAAGTTCAATTAGTTGGTGACGATTTATTCGTAACAAACACAACTAAATTAGCTGAAGGTATCGAAAAAGGTATCGCTAACTCAATCCTAATCAAAGTTAACCAAATCGGTACTTTAACTGAAACATTTGAAGCAATCGAAATGGCTAAAGAAGCTGGCTACACTGCAGTTGTATCTCACCGTTCTGGTGAAACAGAAGATTCAACAATCTCTGATATCGCTGTTGCAACAAACGCTGGCCAAATCAAAACTGGTTCATTAAGCCGTACTGACCGTATTGCTAAATACAACCAATTATTACGTATTGAAGATCAATTAGGCGATGTAGCTGAATACAAAGGCTTAAAATCTTTCTACAACTTAAAAAACAAATAA
- the tpiA gene encoding triose-phosphate isomerase, whose translation MRKPIIAGNWKMNKTLSEAQSFAEAVKNAVPSNDVVDAVIGSPALFLAPLAWNLKDSEVKLAAQNCYWENAGAFTGENSPAAIADLGVNYVIIGHSERREYFHETDEDINKKAKAIFANGMTPIFCCGETLETYEAGKTAEWIEGQITNGLVGLSNEQVASMVIAYEPIWAIGTGKSADANIADEICGVVRSTVEKLYGKEVSEAVRIQYGGSVKPENIAEYMAKENVDGALVGGASLEADSFLALLDAVK comes from the coding sequence ATGCGCAAACCAATTATCGCTGGTAACTGGAAAATGAACAAAACTTTAAGCGAAGCACAAAGCTTTGCAGAAGCAGTAAAAAATGCTGTTCCATCAAACGACGTTGTTGACGCTGTGATTGGATCTCCAGCATTATTCTTAGCTCCTTTAGCTTGGAACCTAAAAGATTCTGAAGTGAAATTAGCTGCACAAAACTGCTACTGGGAAAACGCTGGTGCCTTCACTGGTGAAAACTCACCAGCTGCAATTGCAGATTTAGGTGTAAACTATGTGATTATCGGACACTCTGAACGTCGCGAATATTTCCACGAAACAGATGAAGATATCAATAAAAAAGCCAAAGCAATCTTTGCAAATGGTATGACACCAATCTTCTGTTGTGGTGAAACTTTAGAAACGTATGAAGCTGGTAAAACAGCGGAATGGATCGAAGGTCAAATCACTAACGGCTTAGTTGGTTTATCAAACGAACAAGTTGCTTCAATGGTTATCGCTTACGAACCAATCTGGGCAATCGGAACTGGTAAATCTGCAGATGCTAATATTGCAGATGAAATCTGTGGTGTTGTTCGTTCAACAGTTGAAAAATTATACGGCAAAGAAGTTTCTGAAGCTGTTCGTATTCAATACGGTGGTTCTGTTAAACCAGAAAACATCGCTGAATATATGGCAAAAGAAAACGTTGACGGTGCTTTAGTCGGCGGCGCAAGCTTAGAAGCAGACTCATTCCTAGCTTTATTAGATGCTGTAAAATAA
- a CDS encoding phosphoglycerate kinase, giving the protein MAKKTIKDVDLKDKKVLVRVDFNVPLKDGVITNDNRIVAALPTIKYVIENGGKAILFSHLGRVKTEEDKAGKSLKPVAERLSELLGQPVTFVPETRGKELEDAVNNMKDGDVLVFENTRFEDVDGKKESGNDAELGKYWASLGDVFVNDAFGTAHRAHASNVGIASTGIPTVAGFLMEKEIKFIGEAVENPKRPFVAILGGAKVSDKIAVIENLIEKADKILIGGGMAYTFMKAQGYSVGLSLLEEDKVDLAKSLMEKAGDKLVLPVDTVVSKEFSNDAPFHTVPSTEIPDDEEGLDIGEKTIELFANELQGAKTVVWNGPMGVFEMSNFAKGTIGVCEAIANLEDATTIIGGGDSAAAAIQLGYENKFSHISTGGGASLELLEGKTLPGLASINDK; this is encoded by the coding sequence ATGGCTAAAAAGACAATTAAAGATGTAGATTTAAAAGACAAAAAAGTCCTTGTCCGTGTTGACTTTAACGTTCCGTTAAAAGATGGCGTGATCACAAACGATAATCGTATCGTAGCGGCTTTACCAACAATCAAATACGTGATTGAAAATGGCGGAAAAGCAATTCTTTTCTCTCATTTAGGTCGTGTAAAAACAGAAGAAGACAAAGCTGGCAAATCATTAAAACCAGTGGCTGAACGTTTAAGCGAATTACTAGGTCAACCAGTTACTTTTGTTCCAGAAACACGTGGTAAAGAATTAGAAGACGCTGTTAACAATATGAAAGATGGCGACGTTTTAGTATTTGAAAACACTCGTTTTGAAGATGTTGACGGCAAAAAAGAAAGCGGCAATGACGCTGAATTGGGTAAATACTGGGCTTCTTTAGGCGATGTATTTGTCAATGATGCTTTTGGTACTGCACACCGTGCACATGCCTCAAACGTTGGAATTGCTTCAACTGGTATCCCAACAGTTGCTGGTTTCTTAATGGAAAAAGAAATTAAATTCATCGGCGAAGCTGTTGAAAATCCAAAACGTCCATTCGTAGCAATCTTGGGTGGCGCAAAAGTTTCTGACAAAATCGCTGTCATTGAAAACCTAATTGAAAAAGCCGACAAAATTTTAATCGGTGGCGGTATGGCTTACACATTCATGAAAGCACAAGGCTATAGTGTTGGTTTATCTTTACTTGAAGAAGATAAAGTGGACTTAGCGAAAAGCTTAATGGAAAAAGCTGGCGACAAATTAGTTTTACCGGTTGATACAGTTGTCTCTAAAGAGTTCAGCAATGACGCTCCTTTCCACACGGTTCCTTCAACTGAAATCCCAGATGATGAAGAAGGCTTGGATATTGGTGAAAAAACAATTGAATTATTCGCTAACGAATTACAAGGTGCGAAAACAGTTGTTTGGAATGGACCAATGGGCGTATTTGAAATGAGTAACTTTGCCAAAGGAACAATTGGTGTTTGTGAAGCGATTGCTAATTTAGAAGACGCAACAACAATCATCGGTGGTGGGGACTCTGCTGCTGCAGCAATTCAATTAGGCTACGAAAACAAATTCTCTCACATCTCAACAGGTGGCGGAGCAAGTTTAGAATTATTAGAAGGCAAAACTTTACCAGGTTTAGCTTCTATTAACGATAAATAA
- the gap gene encoding type I glyceraldehyde-3-phosphate dehydrogenase has protein sequence MTVKVGINGFGRIGRLAFRRIQDVEGIEVVAINDLTDAKMLAHLLKYDTTQGRFNGTVEVHEGSFNVNGKEIKVLANRNPEELPWGELGVDIVLECTGFFTSKEAAEKHLTAGAKRVVISAPGGNDVPTIVYNTNHETLTGEETVISGASCTTNCLAPMAKALHDNFGVVEGLMTTIHAYTGDQMTLDGPHPKGDFRRARAAAANIVPNSTGAAKAIGLVIPELNGKLDGAAQRVPVATGSLTELVTVLDKEVTVDEVNAVMEKAANESYGYNTDEIVSSDIVGMTYGSLFDATQTKVMTVGDKQLVKTVAWYDNEMSYTAQLVRTLEYFANL, from the coding sequence ATGACAGTTAAAGTAGGTATTAATGGATTTGGACGTATCGGACGCTTAGCTTTCCGTCGTATCCAAGATGTAGAAGGAATCGAAGTAGTTGCAATCAACGACTTAACAGATGCTAAAATGTTAGCACACTTGTTAAAATATGACACAACTCAAGGCCGTTTCAACGGTACAGTTGAAGTTCACGAAGGTTCATTCAACGTTAATGGCAAAGAAATCAAAGTTTTAGCTAACCGTAACCCTGAAGAATTACCATGGGGCGAATTAGGCGTAGACATCGTTTTAGAATGTACTGGTTTCTTTACTTCTAAAGAAGCTGCTGAAAAACATTTAACTGCTGGTGCAAAACGTGTAGTTATTTCAGCTCCTGGTGGTAACGATGTACCAACAATCGTTTACAACACAAACCATGAAACATTAACTGGAGAAGAAACTGTAATTTCAGGCGCTTCTTGTACTACAAACTGCTTAGCTCCAATGGCTAAAGCTTTACATGACAACTTTGGTGTTGTTGAAGGTTTAATGACAACTATCCACGCTTACACAGGTGACCAAATGACATTAGACGGACCACATCCTAAAGGCGACTTCCGTCGTGCGCGCGCTGCTGCTGCAAACATCGTACCTAACTCAACTGGTGCTGCTAAAGCAATCGGCTTAGTAATCCCAGAATTGAACGGTAAATTAGATGGCGCTGCTCAACGTGTTCCTGTAGCAACTGGTTCATTAACTGAATTAGTTACTGTATTAGACAAAGAAGTTACTGTTGATGAAGTAAATGCAGTAATGGAAAAAGCTGCTAACGAATCTTATGGTTATAACACAGACGAAATCGTTTCTTCTGATATCGTAGGTATGACTTACGGTTCATTATTCGATGCAACTCAAACAAAAGTGATGACAGTTGGCGACAAACAATTAGTTAAAACTGTTGCTTGGTATGACAACGAAATGTCATACACTGCTCAATTAGTTCGTACTTTAGAATACTTCGCTAACTTATAA
- a CDS encoding sugar-binding transcriptional regulator gives MLKEFKMIEAVAPDMLDVLQERFQILRNIYWMQPIGRRSLSETMGITERVLRTETDVLKQLNLIEPSKSGMTLTERGLEVYQGLELVMNQLLGMHQIEKEMTQYFGIQRCIVVAGDSDIQKKVLSDFGDVLTNTLNLLLPNGENTIAVMGGTTMAMVAENMGSLETEKRHNLFVPARGGIGEAVSVQANSISAVMANKTGGNYRALYVPEQLSRETYNSLLQEPSIQEVLTLISHANCVVHSIGRALHMAARRKMSDDEMVMLKQKNAVAESFGYFFDEEGKVVYKIPRIGLQLKNLQEIPYVVAIAGGKTKAKAIRAYMKNAPKQTWLITDEAAANEILKGVTL, from the coding sequence ATGTTAAAAGAATTTAAAATGATTGAAGCAGTTGCTCCAGATATGCTCGATGTATTACAAGAAAGATTCCAAATTCTTCGCAATATTTATTGGATGCAACCTATTGGACGTAGAAGTTTATCAGAAACGATGGGAATTACAGAGCGAGTCTTGCGTACAGAAACAGATGTTTTGAAGCAGCTCAACCTGATTGAACCTTCAAAAAGCGGAATGACATTAACAGAACGCGGTTTGGAAGTCTACCAAGGCTTAGAATTAGTCATGAATCAATTGCTTGGCATGCACCAAATCGAAAAAGAAATGACACAGTACTTTGGCATTCAACGTTGTATCGTTGTTGCAGGAGATAGTGATATCCAAAAGAAAGTTCTTTCGGACTTTGGAGATGTCTTAACCAATACGCTGAATTTACTCTTACCAAATGGTGAGAATACAATTGCGGTTATGGGTGGGACAACAATGGCCATGGTGGCCGAAAATATGGGATCACTAGAAACTGAAAAACGTCATAATTTGTTTGTTCCAGCCAGAGGAGGGATTGGTGAAGCAGTTTCTGTCCAAGCCAATTCAATTAGTGCTGTAATGGCCAACAAAACGGGTGGTAACTACCGGGCGTTATATGTCCCAGAGCAATTGAGTCGTGAAACGTATAATAGTTTATTACAAGAACCCTCGATTCAAGAAGTTCTTACGTTAATTAGTCATGCCAACTGTGTGGTGCACAGTATTGGTCGAGCGTTGCACATGGCGGCACGCCGAAAAATGTCTGATGACGAAATGGTTATGCTCAAACAAAAAAATGCCGTGGCAGAATCGTTTGGTTATTTCTTTGATGAAGAAGGAAAAGTGGTCTATAAAATTCCACGAATTGGCCTTCAATTAAAAAACTTACAAGAAATTCCCTATGTCGTCGCAATTGCGGGCGGCAAAACGAAAGCCAAAGCCATTCGCGCATATATGAAAAATGCACCAAAACAAACGTGGCTCATCACAGATGAAGCTGCTGCAAACGAGATTTTAAAAGGGGTAACCCTTTAA
- a CDS encoding YitT family protein: protein MKKIYDGLPVHDYTTKFSVSIVYAILASIAMNFFYQPGNIYSSGLTGLAQILTTLSTKIVGFNVPVSITLYLLNVPLFFIAWKKIGKKFTIFTFITVTLTSLFMHIVPQTVMTQDPIICAIFGGAISGSGIGFVLKNGVSSGGLDILSITIRKKTGRSVGSISIYFNALIVFVAGYLFGWQYMFYSALSIFVSGKVTDAVYTKQKKMQVMIVTKNPDRVVDEIQKKMRRGITIIHEAEGAYRHDRQTVLLTIVTRFELPSLEAAMKESDPNAFVSISDNVKILGRFYEEDYK, encoded by the coding sequence ATGAAAAAAATTTATGACGGACTGCCAGTTCATGACTATACAACAAAATTTTCTGTGTCGATTGTCTATGCTATTCTTGCATCAATTGCCATGAACTTTTTCTATCAACCAGGAAATATTTATTCCAGTGGCTTAACAGGCTTGGCACAAATTTTAACAACCCTCTCAACAAAAATTGTCGGTTTTAATGTGCCTGTCTCCATTACATTGTATCTTTTAAATGTGCCGTTATTCTTTATTGCGTGGAAAAAAATAGGTAAGAAGTTTACAATTTTTACTTTCATTACCGTGACTTTAACTTCATTATTTATGCATATTGTTCCGCAAACGGTGATGACTCAAGATCCAATTATCTGTGCTATTTTTGGTGGGGCGATTTCTGGATCAGGAATTGGTTTTGTTTTAAAAAACGGGGTTTCTTCTGGGGGCTTAGATATTCTAAGCATTACCATTCGGAAAAAAACGGGGCGTTCCGTTGGCTCGATTTCAATTTATTTTAACGCACTAATTGTCTTCGTTGCAGGTTATTTATTTGGCTGGCAGTACATGTTCTACAGTGCGTTATCAATTTTTGTAAGTGGGAAGGTCACAGATGCCGTTTATACTAAGCAAAAGAAAATGCAAGTTATGATTGTCACCAAAAACCCAGATCGGGTCGTGGATGAGATTCAAAAGAAAATGCGCCGCGGTATTACAATTATTCATGAAGCGGAAGGGGCATATCGCCACGACCGCCAAACTGTTTTGCTAACTATTGTGACACGCTTTGAGTTGCCAAGTTTAGAAGCAGCCATGAAAGAAAGTGATCCGAATGCCTTTGTCAGCATCTCAGATAATGTTAAAATTTTAGGACGTTTTTACGAAGAAGATTACAAATAA
- a CDS encoding TIGR01440 family protein, with protein MTIDEKMLKEQLVTITEEVITAGNLQKGDLFVLGCTTSEVVGGVIGKNSSAEVGQWIVSTLIEQLDKKGISLAVQGCEHINRALAMERRVAEEKGFEIVSVVPQLHAGGSCSVAAFEKFDEPVEVEHIVAQAGIDIGDTSIGMHVKHVQVPLRLSIRTLGAAHVTALYSRPKYIGGPRAHYETTQERNR; from the coding sequence ATGACTATCGATGAAAAAATGTTAAAAGAACAGTTAGTGACAATTACAGAAGAAGTCATTACAGCAGGAAATTTACAAAAAGGGGACCTATTTGTTTTAGGTTGTACCACTAGCGAGGTAGTAGGTGGCGTCATTGGTAAAAATTCCAGTGCCGAAGTAGGACAATGGATTGTCTCAACCTTAATTGAACAATTAGATAAAAAAGGCATCTCTTTGGCTGTCCAAGGATGCGAACATATTAATCGTGCTTTAGCGATGGAACGTCGTGTGGCTGAAGAAAAAGGCTTTGAAATTGTCTCGGTAGTACCACAATTACATGCTGGCGGTTCTTGTTCAGTGGCTGCCTTTGAAAAATTTGATGAACCTGTGGAAGTGGAGCATATTGTTGCTCAAGCAGGGATTGACATTGGCGATACATCTATCGGTATGCATGTAAAACATGTGCAAGTTCCTCTTCGCTTGAGCATTCGAACGTTAGGTGCGGCCCATGTTACAGCATTATATTCTCGTCCTAAATATATTGGTGGACCAAGAGCCCATTATGAAACAACCCAAGAACGAAATCGTTAA
- a CDS encoding ECF transporter S component codes for MTRKISLYAVITALTVAVSMVFIIPVPATNGFVTLADAGIYIASLLFGPIGGLTVGALSGGLIDLLSGYPQWFVFSLLIHGGQGWLAGHFFNKNKKMQTLGLLLASLLMISGYALATSWLYGVGAGIASLPGNIIQSLFGVIVALPLSQTLKRVLPKNGRLEERRMNK; via the coding sequence ATGACAAGAAAAATTAGTCTATATGCAGTAATTACCGCTTTAACAGTGGCTGTGTCAATGGTCTTTATTATCCCCGTCCCAGCAACAAATGGCTTTGTTACATTGGCGGATGCAGGGATTTACATTGCTAGTTTACTTTTTGGTCCGATTGGTGGCTTGACAGTCGGAGCTTTAAGCGGTGGTTTAATTGATTTATTGTCAGGCTATCCACAATGGTTCGTTTTTTCGTTATTGATTCATGGCGGACAAGGTTGGTTAGCAGGGCACTTCTTTAATAAAAATAAAAAGATGCAAACGCTAGGATTACTTTTAGCCAGTCTCCTCATGATTAGCGGGTATGCTTTAGCGACTAGCTGGCTTTATGGCGTGGGTGCGGGGATTGCCTCATTACCAGGGAATATCATTCAATCCTTATTTGGGGTGATTGTAGCATTGCCTCTTAGTCAAACATTAAAACGTGTGTTACCAAAAAATGGTCGTTTAGAAGAAAGAAGGATGAACAAATGA
- a CDS encoding bifunctional hydroxymethylpyrimidine kinase/phosphomethylpyrimidine kinase, which translates to MYKGAKQMTKIILTIGGSDPFSGGGIQTDLKTFENHQVFGLSTLTCLATAPKNHFQIHDLETSLVKEQLASIPAGSLDGIKIGLIHSEESMLQIATFLKKHAGLPVVLDPVLAFKETTSVYEKRYMQLLIEKLFPFATIITPNLKEAELLIGRKLTTVEEVQQAAEELNSLGAATVVIKGGNRWLGQEARDFFYDGQQHIQLVKEKVMAHTIDGAGCSFASAIGANLVKGYPLIEAVDLAKTYVHEAIVSGVQLNAAFGSVWHEGLLAGGVADNDKKN; encoded by the coding sequence GTGTATAAAGGAGCGAAACAAATGACAAAAATAATTTTAACAATTGGCGGTTCCGATCCTTTTTCAGGTGGCGGGATTCAAACAGATTTAAAAACGTTTGAAAATCATCAAGTCTTTGGCTTATCAACTTTAACTTGCCTTGCTACAGCCCCCAAGAATCATTTTCAGATTCATGACCTGGAGACTTCTTTGGTGAAAGAGCAACTCGCTTCCATACCTGCCGGGAGTTTAGACGGCATCAAGATTGGCTTGATTCACAGTGAAGAAAGTATGCTACAAATTGCAACCTTTTTGAAAAAGCACGCAGGTCTGCCGGTGGTGTTGGATCCTGTCTTGGCTTTTAAAGAAACGACTTCAGTTTATGAAAAAAGATACATGCAGTTATTGATTGAAAAACTTTTTCCATTCGCAACGATTATAACGCCTAATTTAAAAGAAGCAGAATTACTCATTGGCAGAAAATTAACAACCGTCGAAGAAGTTCAACAAGCGGCGGAAGAGTTAAACTCTTTAGGAGCGGCAACGGTGGTGATTAAAGGTGGTAATCGTTGGCTTGGCCAAGAAGCACGTGACTTTTTTTATGATGGACAACAACATATTCAATTGGTCAAAGAAAAAGTAATGGCCCACACCATTGATGGCGCTGGTTGTTCCTTTGCCTCTGCAATTGGTGCGAATTTAGTTAAAGGATATCCGTTAATTGAAGCAGTTGATTTAGCAAAAACATACGTTCATGAAGCCATTGTTTCTGGGGTCCAGCTAAATGCAGCTTTTGGAAGTGTGTGGCATGAAGGATTACTAGCAGGAGGTGTGGCGGATAATGACAAGAAAAATTAG